The Paenibacillus sp. BIC5C1 DNA segment GCAGCAGTTGGAACCCGTCGCCAAAGAGCTGTTTGGATTATCCGAACTGGAAGAGCGCATCAAGCAAGCCTACGGTCTGCAAAAGGTAGTAGTGGTTCCCGGCGATTCGGACATTTCTCCATTTGCCAAACGGGAACTGGGCAGAGCCGGAGCGAAGGCTCTGGGTAATATTATGAGTGATAACGATGTTGTCGCCGTAACGGGCGGTTCAACAACGGCTGGAGTCGCTGAGCAACTGACTCCGCCAACATCGCTGAAAGGCGTCTGGTTCGTACCGGCACGCGGTGGGCTGGGAGAAAGTCTCGAAATTCAGGCCAATACGATTGCATCCACGATGGCAAAACGGGTAGGGGCTCAATACAAACTCCTGCATGTACCGGATTTGCTTAGTGATCATGCCTATGAATCATTAATCCAGGACCCGAGTGTTCAGGAGATTCTGCAGCTGATCCGAAAATCGCGAATCGTCATTCATGGAATCGGTGATGCCGTAGAGATGGCACGGCGCCGCAAACTTGCGACAGAGATCATAGATGAACTTCAGGAGCAAGGGGCCGTATCGGAATCCTTCGGTTATTACTTTAATGATCAGGGTGAGGTGGTACATACCATGCTTACGCTGGGCATGCGACTCCAGGATATTGAACGAACCGATGTCGTGATTGGGATTGCAGGTGGCAAGAGCAAGGCTGCTGCCATACACTCTGTTCTGCGATTTGGTCAGGAAGATATTCTGATTATTGATGAGGCTGCTGCTGAAGTCATCGTCGCCGAAATGGAATAAGGTTTTATTTTGCACCACAACCATTGTTGTCTTGACGGACTTCACCGTCTGTCTTGAATATATAAGCTTCATAAAAAAATCAATCAAAACTTGGGAGGAACTTACTCATGATTAAAGTAGGTATTAACGGTTTTGGACGTATTGGTCGTTTGGCATTCCGCCGTATTCAAAATGTAGAGGGCATTGAAGTTGTAGCAATCAACGACTTGACTGATGCTAAAATGCTGGCTCATTTGCTCAAATATGATACAACTCAAGGTCGCTTCGATGGCGATGTTGAAGTACACGATGGCTTCTTCAAAGTGAACGGCAAAGAAGTTAAAGTATTGGCTAACCGTAACCCAGAAGAACTTCCTTGGGGCGACCTGGGCGTAGATATCGTTCTGGAATGTACTGGTTTCTTCACAACTAAAGAAGCAGCTGAGAAACACTTGAAAGGTGGAGCTAAGAAAGTTGTTATCTCCGCACCTGCTACTGGCGACATGAAAACCATCGTTTACAACGTAAACCATGAAATCCTCGACGGTACTGAAACTGTAATTTCCGGCGCATCTTGCACAACAAACTGCCTGGCACCTATGGCAAAAACACTGCAAGACAAATTCGGAATCGTTCAAGGTTTGATGACTACAATTCACGCTTACACTGGCGACCAAAACACATTGGATGCTCCACACCCTAAAGGTGACTTCCGTCGTGCTCGCGCAGCAGCTGAAAACATCATCCCTAACACAACTGGTGCTGCTAAAGCAATCGGTTTGGTTATTCCAGAACTGCAAGGTAAACTCGACGGTGCAGCTCAACGTGTACCAGTAGCTACTGGTTCCCTGACTGAGCTCGTAACTGTATTGGGTAAAAAAGTTACTGCTGAAGAAGTTAACGCAGTAATGAAAGAAGCTTCCGATCCACAAACTTTCGGATACACAGAAGACGAAATCGTATCTTCCGATATCCAAGGAATCACTTTCGGTTCCCTGTTTGATGCAACTCAAACTAAAGTTCTGACTGTTGGCGACCAACAATTGGTTAAAACTGTAGCTTGGTATGACAATGAAATGTCCTACACTGCTCAACTGGTTCGCACTTTGGAGCACTTTGCAAAAATGATCAAGTAATATCTGCAATAACATAGAGCGGAAACAGATGCTATTGTTTCCGCTCTTTATATATCAACATTTTGCAAATTTCTCAAAAACACCAGGATTGCAAGGGATTTGGGCCCTTGATTGGTCCACCAAATACATGGGTGCGGAGGAAATACAGATGAACAAAAAAAGTGTACGTGATATCGAATTGACAGGAAAACGGGCATTTGTGCGTGTAGATTTTAATGTGCCGCTCGAAGATGGTAAAATTACAGATGACAAACGTATTCGTGCCACGCTTCCTACGATCAATTACTTGATCGAAAAAGGCGCTAAAGTTATTTTGGCAAGCCACATGGGTCGTCCAAAAGGCGAAGTGGTTGAATCCATGCGTTTGACTCCAGCTGCTGAGCGTTTGTCCGAATTGCTCGGTAAAAAAGTCGTTAAAGCGGATGATTGCGTTGGCGAAACAGTAAAAGCTCAAATCGCTGAACTGAACAATGGCGACGTATTGTTGCTTGAGAACGTTCGTTTCCACGCAGGCGAAGAGAAAAACGATCCAGAACTCGCAAAACAATTTGCTGAACTGGCTGACGTATTCGTTAACGATGCATTCGGAGCAGCTCACAGAGCACACGCTTCAACAGAAGGTATCGCTCACTTGTTGCCAGCAGTATCCGGTCTGTTGATGGAGAAAGAACTTGAAGTGTTGGGCAAAGCAATCTCCAACCCTGAGCGTCCTTTCACAGCAATCATCGGTGGTTCCAAAGTTAAAGACAAAATCGATGTGATCGACAACCTGTTGAACATTGCAGACAACGTAATCATCGGTGGCGGTCTTTCCTACACATTCATGAAGGCTCAAGGTTATGAAGTAGGTCAATCCCTGCTGGATGAGTCCAAACTGGATGTAGCTCTGGGCTTCATTGAAAAAGCGAAAAAACTGGGTAAAAACTTCTATCTGCCAGTTGATATCGTTATCTCCGACGACTTCAGTGCGAACGCAAACACGAAGATTGTTGAAGTTGGCGACATTCCTGCAGATTGGGAAGGCATCGACATCGGTCCTAAAACACGTGAGATCTATGCTGACGTTGTTAAAAACTCCAAACTCGTTGTATGGAACGGACCAATGGGCGTATTCGAAATCGAGCCTTTCTCCCACGGTACTCGTGCAGTAGCGGAAGCTTGCGCTGAGACATCTGCATACACCATCATTGGTGGCGGTGACTCCGCAGCAGCAGCTGAGAAGTTCAAATTGGCTGACAAAATGGACCACATCTCTACAGGTGGCGGTGCATCGCTCGAGTTCATGGAAGGCAAAGTGCTTCCTGGCGTAGTTGCATTGAACGACAAGTAAGCTTTAAGCTATAGCATGAAGGAGTTGAAAACCATGAGAACACCGATTATCGCAGGTAACTGGAAAATGTTCAAAACGGTTTCCGAATCCAATGACTTCATTCAGGAAGTTAAAGGAAAAGCGGAAGTTGAAGGCGTAGAGACTGTTATTTGCGCACCGTTTACGAATCTGCCATCTCTGGTAGAAGCCGTTAAAGGCACAAACATCAAAATTGGTGCACAAAATCTTCATTTTGAAGACAACGGTGCATTCACAGGTGAAATCAGCGGCGTGATGCTGAAAGACCTGGGTGTGGATTACGTCATTATTGGTCACTCGGAGCGCCGTCAATATTTTGCGGAAACCGATGAGACTGTCAATAAAAAGTTGCACGCAGCATTCCGTCACGGATTGACTCCAATCTTCTGCCTTGGTGAGACGCTTGAAGAGCGCGAAGCTGATCAAACGAAAGACGTGTGCAAAGTGCAAACGGAAGCTGCTTTTGCAGGCCTGTCCGCAGATCAGGCAGCACAAGTAGTTATCGCTTATGAGCCAATCTGGGCGATTGGTACAGGCAAATCCTCCACTTCCCAAGATGCGAATGAAGTTATTGCTTACATTCGTACGCTGGTGAAGGATCTGTACGACCAAAAGGTAGCAGATGCAGTTCGTATTCAATACGGCGGCAGTGTTAAACCTGAGAACGTAACAGAATACCTCGGACAAAGCGACATCGACGGCGCGCTTGTTGGCGGTGCCAGCTTGCAGCCGGCTTCGTTCATCGCGCTTGTTGAGGGGGCGAAGTAATGACAGCTCCAAAACCTGTAGCGCTGATCATTATGGACGGCTTTGGTCTTCGTAACACGGAGGAAGGCAACGCGGTAGCGCAAGCCAAAAAACCGAACTATGACCGTTTTATGAGCCAATTCCCACACACAACTCTCACTGCTTGCGGTGAAGCTGTAGGTTTGCCTGAAGGGCAAATGGGGAACTCCGAGGTAGGTCACCTGAACATTGGTGCCGGCCGGATCGTATACCAGGATTTGACTCGTATCTCCAAATCGATTCGTGACGGTGAGTTTTTCGATAACGAAACACTCGTTAAAGCTGTTCGCGAAGCGAAACAAAGCGGTAAAAAGCTCCATTTGTATGGTTTGTTGTCCGATGGCGGCGTACATAGTCACATCGACCACTTGTTCGCTATGCTGGATCTCGCCAAAAAAGAAGAAATGAATGACGTATACATTCATGCCTTCATGGATGGCCGTGATGTTATGCCAGACAGCGGTAAAGAGTTCATGCAGAAGCTGATTGCCAAAATCGAGGAAGTCGGTGTAGGACAAATCGCAACGGTTCAAGGTCGCTACTATGCGATGGACCGTGACAAACGTTGGGAACGTGTTGAGAAATCATATCGTGCCATCGTTTATGGTGATGGACCAAAATACACTGATCCACTCAAAGCGGTTGAAGAATCGTATGAAAAATCCGTATTTGACGAATTCGTTGAACCAACGGTTATTGTTAAAGCGGATGGCCAGCCGGTAGGTTTGGTGGAGAGCGGCGATTCCGTCATTTTCCTCAACTTCCGTCCTGACCGTGCGATCCAACTGTCGCAAGTATTCACGAACCAGGATTTCCGTGGTTTCGACCGTGGTCCGAAGTTCCCTGTGGGCTTGCACTTTGTGTGTCTGACCTTGTTCAGCGAGACCGTTGAAGGTTATGTGGCGTACTCGCCTAAAAACCTCGACAACACGCTGGGTGAAGTCCTGGTACAAAACAACAAGAAACAATTGCGTATTGCAGAAACCGAGAAATACCCGCACGTAACCTTCTTCTTCAGCGGCGGCCGTGATGTTGAGCTTCCAGGCGAAACACGTGTGCTGATCAACTCACCAAAAGTTGCAACGTACGACTTGCAACCAGAGATGAGCGCGTATGAAGTAGCTGACGCATGTGTTCGCGAGATTGAAGCTGACAAACATGATGCCATCATTCTGAACTTTGCTAACCCTGATATGGTTGGACACTCCGGCATGCTGGAGCCGACGATTAAGGCAGTAGAAGTAACAGACGAATGCATGGGCCGTGTTGTGGATGCAGTTCTTGCTAAAGGCGGCGTTGTGCTGATTACTGCGGATCATGGTAACGCGGATATGGTGTTCGATGAGCAAGGACGTCCGTTCACGGCTCACACAACGAACCCGGTTCCATTCATCGTTACAGATGCGAACGTTACCCTGCGTGAAGGCGGAATCCTCGCGGATATCGCTCCAACGATTCTTGACTTGATGCAATTGCCTAAACCGGCTGAAATGACAGGTACATCTGTCATCGCTACCCGTAAATAATTTAATCTTAATAGGTTTTTGAATAAGACTGGAGTTACACTTTAACGGAGCGGGCAGAACCAATCTGCAGAAGCGAAGCGTTCGCCTTTATCACATGATTTCAACTTATGACGATAAGTTCGAAGAAATCAGGGGATAACAGCGATCGAAAGATGGTACTGCACGCGGAGTGTTTTAGTGAAACCAATTGTTCTGAACGTATTAAATAAAATTCCAAATTTAAAGGAGATTATCACTCATGACTATTATTTCTGACGTGTACGCTCGCGAAGTCCTCGACTCCCGCGGTAACCCTACAGTTGAAGTTGAAGTATACCTGGAGTCCGGCGCAATCGGACGCGCTATCGTTCCATCCGGTGCATCCACTGGTGCCCACGAAGCTGTTGAGCTTCGCGATGGCGACAAATCCCGTTACCTGGGTAAAGGTGTTCTGCAAGCTGTTAAAAACGTAAACGAAACAATCGCTCCAGAAGTAATCGGTATGGATGCATTGGATCAACTGGGTATCGACAAATTGATGATTACTTTGGATGGTACGCCAAACAAAGGTAAACTGGGTGCTAACGCAATCCTGGCTGTATCCATGGCTGTAGCTCGCGCAGCTGCTGACGCTCTGGACCTGCCATTGTATGTTTACCTGGGCGGATTCAACGCTAAAGCACTGCCAGTACCAATGATGAACATCATCAACGGTGGTGAGCACGCTGACAACAACATCGATGTTCAAGAGTTCATGGTTCTTCCAGTTGGAGCACCAAGCTTCAAAGAAGCTCTTCGTGTAGGTGCGGAAATCTTCCACAACCTGAAATCCGTACTGAGCTCCAAAGGTCTGAACACAGCTGTAGGTGACGAAGGTGGTTTCGCACCGAACCTTGGTTCTAACGAAGAAGCAATCACTACAATCATCGAAGCAATTGAAAAAGCAGGTTACAAACCAGGCGTTGACGTATTCCTGGGTATGGACGTTGCTTCCACTGAGTTCTACAAAGATGGTAAGTACACACTTGCTGGCGAAGGTAAATCTTACACTTCCGCTGAGTATGTTGACCTTCTGGCTTCATGGGTTGAGAAATACCCAATCATCACAATCGAAGACGGTATGTCCGAAGATGACTGGGATGGTTGGAAATTGCTCACAGAAAAATTGGGAGACAAAGTACAACTCGTTGGTGATGACCTGTTCGTAACGAACACAGAGCGTCTGGGTAGAGGTATCGAAGAAGGTATCGGTAACTCCATCCTGATCAAAGTTAACCAAATCGGTACATTGACTGAAACATTCGATGCAATCGAAATGGCTAAACGTGCAGGATACACTGCTGTAATCTCCCACCGTTCCGGTGAGTCCGAAGACAGCACAATCGCTGATATCGCTGTTGCAACAAACGCGGGTCAAATTAAAACGGGTGCTCCTTCCCGTACAGACCGTATCGCGAAGTACAACCAATTGCTCCGCATCGAGGATCAACTGGGTGAACTGGCTCAATACAATGGTCTTAAAGGCTTCTACAACCTCAAAAAATAAGTTGTCTTACGACAACTCACGGGCAAGTCGGGTAACCGGCTTGTCTTTTTTATTAAGTTGATTTTTAATTGCTCGAGATTAAAAAGGTTGAAAATGTTGGCGGTATCTCAGTAAATGAGGAAATGCCACTACTTGTATCACGTTAATAGCTGTGTTACAATTAAAGTAACTGTTTTTATGGTGAGATGTTATGCCCACATGGGTAGGAGGTGGAAAGAATGGATATTGCTTTGAAATTGCTGCTCGTGGTGTTTTCGATCGGTCTAATCACTGTAGTATTGCTGCAGCACGGGAAAAGCGCTGGTTTGGCGGGTGCCATCTCCGGTGGTGCGGAACATCTTTTCGGTAAAACGAAAGCGCGCGGACTGGATCTTTTCTTGCAACGTGCAACAGTTGTACTGGGTGCAGGATTCTTCATTTTGTCTATCATCGTTACGGTTGTCTCCAAGTAAGAGCTGGAGTTTCTTATGTAACGCGATAGTTTCGAGCAATGAACGCTTGAATGATTAACCTTCGTTTCGAGAAGAAACGGAGGTTTTTTAATAAATTCATCCATGACCAGTCTTTCCCAATGAACCACATGATTCCGATCTTCGATTTCTTCTCACTTCCGTTCGGTTACCTTCCTACATATTCGCCCTGTTCTGGGCCGTTTCTTTTCTGTCTATTCGAGAGCAAAACACATGTAGCATAAATGCTGTTATGATGCATGAAAGCGCGGTTATGCAATGGGCCATGCATGCTTGGTTTATTTTGCAGGGTACGGATGCGCCGGATTGAATTCGTGTATACTAGGGTATGAGATAGTGAGGCCTGTGTTAAACGGCTTTTCTACTTGTAAGGTTTCCGATACATAGAGAGATGAGACAAGATTACACTTTTATGTTTCCCGAGGTGATTATTAATGATAACAGAACAACAATTGCTCGACTTCATGCGGGAAACCGCTTATAAACCGATGACTTATCAGGAACTGGAACAGCACTTCGAGATTGAGGATGCGGCTGATTTCAAAGCCTTTTTGATTATGCTTAATACGCTGGAGGAGTCCGGCAAAATTCTACTGACCCGCAACAACCGTTATGGCATGCCGGAACGCATGGATTTGGTACGCGGACGTTTGCAGGCTCATGCGAAGGGGTTTGCTTTCCTCATCCCTGAGGATCGGGAGCACCCGGATGTGTACATCCACGCTAATGACATGAAAAGCGCGATGAATGGCGATACAGTATTTGTTAAAGTGACCTCTCAAGGTCCTTCCGGTGGGCGTTTGGAGGGTGAGATTGTCCGTATTGTTACCCGTGCGGTCACGCAAGTGGTCGGTGTATTCCAAAGCCACGAGGTTTATGGTTTCGTCATTCCGGACGATAAGCGGATTAACCGAGATATCTTCATCCCACGTACGAACTTTAATGGAGCTGTAGATGGGCAAAAAGTTGTTGCAAAAATTATCAGCTATCCAGAGGGCCGGGCAGCAGCAGAAGGTGAAGTGATCGAGATTCTTGGTCATAAGGATGAACCGGGTATCGATATCCTGTCTGTAATCCGTAAACATCAGCTGCCTGAAGCCTTCCCGGATGAAGTGGTGGAAGAGGCCGAAAAAGCACCGGATGCCATTACGGAAGAAGAGATTATTCAGCAGGGGCGTCGCGATCTGCGTGGACTGAATATCGTTACGATTGATGGTGAAGACGCCAAGGATTTGGATGACGCTGTCAACGTGGAGAAGCTGCCAAACGGTAATTATCGTCTGGGCGTTCATATTGCCGATGTAGGCTATTATGTGAAGGAAAACTCCAAGTTGGACCAGGAAGCGTACAACCGCGGATGCAGCGTGTATCTAGTGGACCGTGTTATTCCGATGCTTCCGCAACGCCTGTCCAATGGGATTTGTAGTTTGAATCCACAGGTAGATCGCTTGACGTTATCTTGTGAGATGGAGTTCAACGACCAGATGAAGGTTGTGAAACACGACATTTTCACAAGTGTGATCAAGACCAAAGAGCGGATGACGTATTCCAACGTTCGTAAAATTCTTGAAGGTGAAGAGCCTGAATTGTTGGAGCGTTACAAGGATCTGGTGGACGATTTCCATCTGATGAAAGAGATTGCTTTGAAGCTTCGTGCGATGCGTATGCGCCGCGGTGCGGTTGACTTTGATTTTGAAGAATCCAAAATCATCGTGGATGCAGAATGCAAACCAGTGGATATCGTGAAACGGGAGCGTTCCATTGCGGAACAAATCATTGAGGAATTCATGCTGGCAGCCAATGAAACGGTAGCAGAGCATTTCCACTGGTTGAAGGTTCCGTTCATCTATCGTGTGCATGAAGATCCAGATCAGGAAAAACTGCAAAATTTTCTCGCCTTTGCGGCGAATTTCGGACACCATGTCAAAGGACGTGGCAACGCGGTTCATCCACGGGCGCTTCAATCCCTGCTTGAGGATATAAACGGAACGAAGGAACAGACGGTTATCAGTACAATGATGCTGCGTTCCATGAAACAGGCGAAGTATGATTCCGAGATGTCCGGTCACTTTGGTCTGGCGGCAGAGTTCTACAGTCACTTTACATCACCGATCCGTCGTTATCCCGACCTCGTCATTCACCGTGTCATTCGGGAAGTGATTGAGAACAATGGGGCTTTGCCTGAGAACCGTCAGGAGTATTTGGCTGGTCGTATGGCCGATATTGCGCAGCAGTCTTCGGAGCGCGAGCGTGTGGCGGTTGAAGCTGAGCGGGATACAGAGAAAATGAAGAAAGCTGAGTACATGCTTGATAAAGTCGGGGAAGAGTTCGAAGGCATGATCAGCAGTGTAACCAGCTTCGGTATGTTCATTGAACTGGAGAATACGGTAGAAGGTTTGATTCGCCTGAGTGCACTCACAGACGACTATTACCATTTTGACGATCAACATATGGCTCTGATTGGCGAACGTACCTCTAAAGTCTTCCGCATCGGTGATGAAGTGAAGATTCGCGTGGCGCGTGTAAGCATGGAAGAGTACACAATTGACTTTGAAATGGTCGACATGAAACCTCGCGGCGAACGTCCAGGTGGCTTCAGTGGCGGACGTGGCGGTAAAGGTGGCCGTCCTGCTGGTGGCGGCGGACGCGGCGGCGCGAAGAGTGGTTCTGGTGGATTCAGTGGCTCGCGTGGTGGTAAAGGCGCCCCTACTGGTGCTGGAGGCAGCCGTGGTGGCAGATCTGCAGATGAGAGCAGCAAAGGCGGACGTGGCGGTCGTAGCGGAGCTTCGAACACAGCGGGAAGCGCGGGTGGCAAAGGTGGCGGCAAACCGAGAGGTGAGCGTCGTGCTGGAGATGCCAGCGGAGCAACTGGCCGTAGCAAGGGAGCGGTAAGCTTTGGTTTCGGCTCGGGCAAAGGTGGTTATAGCTCTACAGCGGGTGGCCAGGAAGGCACTTCAACTGGTGGACAAGGGAATGGTCTGAACAGTGGCAGCAGTCGCGGTGAAGGTAGCTTCAAATCCGGTAAAGGCGGAGGTAAAGGTGGCAAAGGCGGTAGTGGACGCAAAAACACCTCACCTAGCGGTGTGTTTATCGGAGAAGGAGCTACACCGGGCGGTGTCCAGGAAGGCGGAGCACCACGCCGTAAGCGCAAAAAGAATAAAGGTGCATCTGCCAACGGAACGGCGGCTTTTGTACGGAAGAAGAAAAAGTAATCGCGTTTCGCTGAGCATGAAATGAGTGTAATGAGAAGAGGCGGCGCAGACCGCCTCTTTCTTGATTTTAACAGCGGTCCTTGCTACAATTAAGGTCTGGCATGTGGTACCTGAGGAAATGTGTGGTGCGCTGCTGTAGAGCATAGGTACCGGCTTATTTTACGGAGAAGGAGTGAGGACATGGGCAAGAATGATGGACAGAGTAAAGTGCTTGCACAGAATAAAAAGGCTTCCCATGACTACTTCATTGAAGATACGTATGAAGCGGGCATGGTGCTTACCGGAACGGAGATTAAATCTCTTCGTAACGGCCGTGCGAATATTGGCGATGCATTTGCCACAATTCGGAACGGTGAGATTCATATTCACAATATGCATATTAGTCCTTTTGAACAAGGGAACCGTCATAATCCAATTGATCCAACACGTACACGCAAGCTGTTGATGCATAAAGTGCAGATTCACAAGTTGCTAGGGTTGTCGAAGCAGGACGGATACAGTATTGTACCGCTAAAGATCTATATTCGTAACGGGTATGCCAAGCTATTGCTCGGTCTGGGTAAAGGTAAGAAGCAGTACGATAAACGGGAGTCTGCTGCAAAACGCGATGCACAACGCGATATTCAACGGGTACTGCGCGAGAAGCAAAAAGTTGCTCGTTGATTGGGTTGCTATGTGTTGAATTGCGCATGGTAGTTGGTGTGAGGCGCGAGTGATGTTAGAAATTTGGATCTCAAGTTTTGCCCGTAATGGGGTGGAGCTTGGGTTTTTTAATTTGATTAGAGATTCATTGTTAGGGGGCGCGGTGTAATGAGTTTAACGCATCACGCAGACCTGCGTGCGGGTAAATCTTTCAGATTATTGTGCCAGTTATGGTGTGAGATACACCCGTTGTTGCCGTACCATGTAAAAATTGATTGTGAGTAGTACCGTTAAACTTTTTTTGATGATTGCTGGAAAGAATCGTTGCAGTATGTTTGCTGATGGCTGTGTAGTTTGTTCGGATCGTGGGTAAGATAGTTAAGAAAAGTTGTTCATGCTCATGAATTGTCTGCACCTCGGTACTCAACTTTACTTCCCTTGAGGGACGCGGTATAATATGTAGACGCTTGAGCATCATATGTGTGTTGGTTAAACTTGCACAGTTGCTCAGCATGTTGGATCGTCTTCCAGCAATCTATACTATATCGGTGATTGGTCCTGTGTTATGATGTTCTTGTAGCAGACAGGAATGCCGAGTTTGAAAGAAACATCTTTTTACCTTGGAGGAAAAAGATGTGTAGCACCTTTGCTCCGTATTCACGGATTAATCCTGGAGCCCTTCTTATATGAGGGGGCGTTTATGGATTCGACGGGGATAGTTCGAGCATGGGTAGCGGGTAGTGGGGACGCGTCCACTTCATCAACGCTAAAGCCTATTAAACGGCAAACAACAAACAAACTACGCTTTCGCAGCCTAAGAAACTGTGTGCGTGCTTCTAACCTGCATCGCCCATGTGACAGGATTAGGGGCTAACAAGTAGTGGGATACGCTGTCACATCTCCGCCTGGGGTGTGCTGAAGAAGACAATCAGGCTGACCCAACGTATAGCCGGTTACGGGGCGATACTCGGGTGACATCAAAACTGTGACTACACCCGTAGAAGCTTATGTGTCGTTATCTTCGGACAGGGGTTCGACTCCCCTCGCCTCCATTAAAAAAACCCGCTCACTGAGCGGGTTTTTGCTTTATACGTTAGAGTTATGTAGACATGTAATAGACTACTTATGGAAAAAATGATTTTTGGATATCAATTAGAGACATTTCGTCTATAATGATTTTCGAAGGGTTCTTTTATTGTGACAATAAGTGGTGATTTTCTAAAATCCTTAATAGATGATTTACAGTTTTTTCGCTCATTCTGGCTTCACTTAGTACTTCTTTTGCACAAGTGAAGAAAGAATCTTTTGATGTTGGTAAAATTTGGGATATTAACATTGACTTGAATTCATTTATATGAATTATGTTCAGCAAAACTCCCTTACTGCGTGCTTCCAGAATAATTATTTCTTTTGTACTATCGACTAGTTCAGCTCTAGGACCCATAATAAAAGTGAACCGTGGGCAATTATTTTCAGCAGCTTTATTTACTGCATGCTGGACATCTATTCTACTGAATAACTTGTCTTTTGCTTCGATTGCATATATCAAAGATCCGTTATGATATACATCGACATCACCAATCTCTTTGGAGGATGAACCAGATTGATTTACAATATGTGTTTCGACAATGTTTTCCCCTATAAGTGATTGAGAATGTAATTTCAATAAAGAACCTATTACTAATACTAAATTTTCTCCACCAAACGATTCAGAAATTATAGCTTCTAGGACTTGGTCTAATTCTATATAAGTCAGCTCTCGTGTAGTTTGTAATGAGATTAATTCCTCTTTCTCATTTCCGATTTGAATTAAAATGTATAGGGAGTGTGCTAGAGCTATAAGGGCTTTGTCACTTGTGTCTATAAGGGGAAGTAACTTGCATAATAACTCTAGAGTCTCCCTATCTTTACCTCCCCTAACTGCATTATGTATACTTAGTTCTTCAAAACGAGCTGGATTATTCAAAAAAGGTTCGTTAGAAAGTCCTAAAGCACCTTTTAGGTGATCCCGTTCAAACTTGACTAAAACTTTATGGCATAATGTTCGTGCGTCGTATGCACCCTGCAATTTGGATTTCTTTTGAAGACATAATGGGTTAATGGTAGGATCAGTGGCTTTCGCTAAGAAGGCATTAACCATGATATACTTATATGTTTTATTGCTTCCTTTCAAAACCATACTGATAATA contains these protein-coding regions:
- the eno gene encoding phosphopyruvate hydratase, which translates into the protein MTIISDVYAREVLDSRGNPTVEVEVYLESGAIGRAIVPSGASTGAHEAVELRDGDKSRYLGKGVLQAVKNVNETIAPEVIGMDALDQLGIDKLMITLDGTPNKGKLGANAILAVSMAVARAAADALDLPLYVYLGGFNAKALPVPMMNIINGGEHADNNIDVQEFMVLPVGAPSFKEALRVGAEIFHNLKSVLSSKGLNTAVGDEGGFAPNLGSNEEAITTIIEAIEKAGYKPGVDVFLGMDVASTEFYKDGKYTLAGEGKSYTSAEYVDLLASWVEKYPIITIEDGMSEDDWDGWKLLTEKLGDKVQLVGDDLFVTNTERLGRGIEEGIGNSILIKVNQIGTLTETFDAIEMAKRAGYTAVISHRSGESEDSTIADIAVATNAGQIKTGAPSRTDRIAKYNQLLRIEDQLGELAQYNGLKGFYNLKK
- the secG gene encoding preprotein translocase subunit SecG; this translates as MDIALKLLLVVFSIGLITVVLLQHGKSAGLAGAISGGAEHLFGKTKARGLDLFLQRATVVLGAGFFILSIIVTVVSK
- the rnr gene encoding ribonuclease R; its protein translation is MITEQQLLDFMRETAYKPMTYQELEQHFEIEDAADFKAFLIMLNTLEESGKILLTRNNRYGMPERMDLVRGRLQAHAKGFAFLIPEDREHPDVYIHANDMKSAMNGDTVFVKVTSQGPSGGRLEGEIVRIVTRAVTQVVGVFQSHEVYGFVIPDDKRINRDIFIPRTNFNGAVDGQKVVAKIISYPEGRAAAEGEVIEILGHKDEPGIDILSVIRKHQLPEAFPDEVVEEAEKAPDAITEEEIIQQGRRDLRGLNIVTIDGEDAKDLDDAVNVEKLPNGNYRLGVHIADVGYYVKENSKLDQEAYNRGCSVYLVDRVIPMLPQRLSNGICSLNPQVDRLTLSCEMEFNDQMKVVKHDIFTSVIKTKERMTYSNVRKILEGEEPELLERYKDLVDDFHLMKEIALKLRAMRMRRGAVDFDFEESKIIVDAECKPVDIVKRERSIAEQIIEEFMLAANETVAEHFHWLKVPFIYRVHEDPDQEKLQNFLAFAANFGHHVKGRGNAVHPRALQSLLEDINGTKEQTVISTMMLRSMKQAKYDSEMSGHFGLAAEFYSHFTSPIRRYPDLVIHRVIREVIENNGALPENRQEYLAGRMADIAQQSSERERVAVEAERDTEKMKKAEYMLDKVGEEFEGMISSVTSFGMFIELENTVEGLIRLSALTDDYYHFDDQHMALIGERTSKVFRIGDEVKIRVARVSMEEYTIDFEMVDMKPRGERPGGFSGGRGGKGGRPAGGGGRGGAKSGSGGFSGSRGGKGAPTGAGGSRGGRSADESSKGGRGGRSGASNTAGSAGGKGGGKPRGERRAGDASGATGRSKGAVSFGFGSGKGGYSSTAGGQEGTSTGGQGNGLNSGSSRGEGSFKSGKGGGKGGKGGSGRKNTSPSGVFIGEGATPGGVQEGGAPRRKRKKNKGASANGTAAFVRKKKK
- the smpB gene encoding SsrA-binding protein SmpB, with translation MGKNDGQSKVLAQNKKASHDYFIEDTYEAGMVLTGTEIKSLRNGRANIGDAFATIRNGEIHIHNMHISPFEQGNRHNPIDPTRTRKLLMHKVQIHKLLGLSKQDGYSIVPLKIYIRNGYAKLLLGLGKGKKQYDKRESAAKRDAQRDIQRVLREKQKVAR
- a CDS encoding restriction endonuclease, SacI family, translating into MNYDLANKILLTTLDHVKQLKVTPNQQDSNIISMVLKGSNKTYKYIMVNAFLAKATDPTINPLCLQKKSKLQGAYDARTLCHKVLVKFERDHLKGALGLSNEPFLNNPARFEELSIHNAVRGGKDRETLELLCKLLPLIDTSDKALIALAHSLYILIQIGNEKEELISLQTTRELTYIELDQVLEAIISESFGGENLVLVIGSLLKLHSQSLIGENIVETHIVNQSGSSSKEIGDVDVYHNGSLIYAIEAKDKLFSRIDVQHAVNKAAENNCPRFTFIMGPRAELVDSTKEIIILEARSKGVLLNIIHINEFKSMLISQILPTSKDSFFTCAKEVLSEARMSEKTVNHLLRILENHHLLSQ